From a region of the Aeoliella mucimassa genome:
- the glgP gene encoding alpha-glucan family phosphorylase, whose translation MSQVDDASTAAMERVNWTETSPQTLYNKLQTLAGNLWWSWHPEVLSLFRDLDPVRWRQLDHNPIALLAEMSPEVVAKRAGEMVMYTRINQAHRRLKDYLDDMHSTWGGQNAGVLGSKPVAYFSAEFGIHESVPIYSGGLGVLSGDHIKSASGLGVPLVAIGLFYDQGYFKQHLDSDGYQQQEYLNTKVENLPMEAATGPDGKPITVSIDTRDGRLLAKVWLMHVGRVRLYLLDCDVEGNSPQDRELTARLYGGDRRTRIRQELVLGVGGVKALRSLGITPGCFHLNEGHSAFAPLEVIRARMEEDGLGFDDALREVAQHTVFTTHTPVPAGHDRFDPGLVEEHLGPLRDQLGISHEQLMGLGRVEPQNEHESFCMTVIGLKLSRRANAVSSLHGYVSRRMWAHLWPWRVEEEIPIGHITNGVHVPSWIAHPMQQLFERQLGASWRLQLEEPSVWGKVYAIDPGELWETHHALKSRLLEFVRRRLSRQCRRRNEDEASIEAARSALDPSALTIGFARRFATYKRADLFLRKLDEIAELINDPQRPVQFIFSGKAHPADEGGKSFIKKIANLRRDPRFAGRVVFIEDYDINVARHLVQGVDVWLNNPRRPLEASGTSGMKVVLNGGLNCSILDGWWAEAFNGRNGFAIGNGTQHVDDGITDERDAENLFRVLSEEVVPTFYHRDADGLPSQWIQMMIESIATLASRFSSHRMVVDYVRHSYVPAAGGLSSQMP comes from the coding sequence ATGAGTCAAGTCGACGATGCCTCTACGGCGGCCATGGAACGGGTAAACTGGACGGAAACATCGCCACAGACCCTCTACAACAAACTACAAACCCTGGCGGGCAACCTTTGGTGGAGCTGGCACCCGGAAGTGCTGAGCCTGTTCCGCGATCTCGACCCCGTCCGCTGGCGGCAGTTGGATCACAACCCCATCGCCTTGCTGGCAGAGATGTCGCCGGAAGTGGTGGCCAAACGGGCCGGCGAAATGGTGATGTACACTCGCATCAACCAAGCGCATCGCCGGTTGAAAGACTACCTGGACGACATGCACTCCACCTGGGGTGGTCAGAATGCTGGGGTCCTCGGCTCGAAGCCAGTCGCCTACTTCTCGGCCGAGTTCGGTATTCACGAATCGGTACCTATTTACTCCGGTGGTCTCGGCGTGTTGTCCGGCGACCATATCAAGAGTGCTAGCGGCTTGGGCGTTCCCCTCGTGGCCATTGGTTTGTTCTACGACCAAGGTTACTTCAAGCAGCACCTCGATAGCGATGGCTATCAGCAGCAGGAGTACCTGAACACGAAGGTCGAAAACCTGCCGATGGAAGCGGCCACCGGCCCCGATGGCAAGCCGATTACCGTGTCGATCGATACCCGCGATGGTCGTTTGCTGGCCAAGGTGTGGTTGATGCACGTCGGTCGTGTTCGCCTGTACTTGCTCGACTGCGACGTCGAAGGCAACAGCCCGCAGGATCGCGAACTGACCGCCCGCCTGTATGGTGGTGATCGTCGCACCCGTATCCGTCAGGAACTCGTGCTTGGCGTCGGTGGGGTGAAGGCCCTGCGTTCGTTGGGCATCACACCTGGTTGCTTCCACTTGAACGAAGGCCACAGCGCGTTTGCTCCGCTGGAAGTCATTCGCGCTCGCATGGAAGAAGATGGGCTGGGCTTCGACGACGCACTGCGTGAAGTCGCCCAGCACACCGTGTTCACCACGCACACCCCGGTTCCCGCTGGCCACGACCGCTTCGATCCGGGCCTGGTGGAAGAGCACCTTGGCCCGCTTCGCGACCAGCTCGGTATTTCGCACGAGCAGCTCATGGGGCTCGGCCGCGTGGAACCACAGAACGAGCACGAGTCGTTCTGCATGACCGTGATCGGCCTCAAGCTTTCGCGTCGGGCGAATGCGGTAAGCTCGCTGCACGGCTATGTTTCGCGTCGCATGTGGGCCCACCTGTGGCCCTGGCGCGTTGAGGAAGAGATTCCGATCGGCCACATCACCAACGGCGTGCACGTGCCGAGCTGGATTGCTCATCCCATGCAGCAATTGTTCGAGCGCCAACTCGGTGCTTCGTGGCGTTTGCAGCTCGAGGAGCCCTCGGTCTGGGGTAAGGTTTACGCGATCGATCCAGGCGAGTTGTGGGAAACCCACCACGCGCTGAAGAGCCGCTTGCTCGAGTTCGTTCGTCGCCGGTTGAGCCGTCAGTGCCGTCGCCGCAACGAGGACGAAGCCTCGATCGAAGCCGCCCGTTCGGCGCTCGATCCGAGTGCGTTGACCATCGGCTTTGCTCGCCGGTTTGCGACCTACAAGCGGGCGGACCTGTTCCTCCGCAAGTTGGACGAAATCGCCGAATTGATCAACGATCCCCAGCGCCCGGTGCAGTTCATCTTCAGCGGTAAGGCTCACCCCGCCGACGAAGGTGGTAAGAGCTTCATCAAGAAGATCGCCAACCTGCGTCGCGATCCGCGGTTCGCGGGTCGGGTAGTGTTTATTGAAGACTACGACATCAACGTCGCCCGTCACTTGGTGCAGGGTGTCGATGTTTGGTTGAATAACCCCCGCCGTCCGCTCGAAGCCTCTGGCACCAGCGGTATGAAGGTGGTGCTCAACGGTGGTCTGAACTGCTCGATCCTCGACGGTTGGTGGGCCGAGGCCTTCAACGGCCGCAATGGTTTTGCCATTGGCAACGGAACGCAGCACGTCGACGATGGCATTACCGACGAACGCGACGCCGAAAACCTGTTTAGGGTGCTTTCGGAAGAGGTGGTTCCAACGTTCTACCATCGCGATGCCGATGGACTGCCGAGCCAGTGGATTCAGATGATGATCGAATCGATCGCCACTTTGGCTTCTCGGTTTAGCTCGCACCGCATGGTGGTCGACTACGTTCGCCACTCCTACGTGCCCGCTGCTGGTGGTCTCAGTAGCCAAATGCCGTAA
- a CDS encoding VOC family protein, producing MNAARLSMITLGVADIAESKAFYEKLGWRASSSSNDSVVFFHSGTAVLGLYDRQALADDATVANDGAGFDGVAMAMNFASEADVDAAFAHAVECGASAVKAPQKVFWGGYSGYFADPDGHLWEVAHNPFVELDEQGRMQLPD from the coding sequence ATGAATGCAGCACGACTATCGATGATCACGCTCGGCGTGGCCGACATTGCCGAGTCGAAGGCGTTTTACGAGAAACTTGGCTGGCGGGCTTCGTCTTCGTCGAATGATAGCGTGGTCTTCTTTCACTCCGGCACCGCGGTGCTTGGCTTGTATGATCGCCAAGCCCTGGCCGACGACGCGACCGTTGCGAACGATGGAGCCGGCTTCGACGGCGTTGCAATGGCGATGAACTTCGCCAGCGAAGCGGACGTAGATGCGGCGTTCGCCCATGCGGTGGAGTGCGGTGCGTCGGCCGTGAAAGCTCCCCAAAAGGTGTTCTGGGGAGGCTACTCAGGGTACTTTGCCGACCCGGATGGCCATCTGTGGGAAGTCGCTCACAATCCGTTTGTGGAACTCGACGAGCAAGGGCGGATGCAACTGCCCGACTAG
- the nfi gene encoding deoxyribonuclease V (cleaves DNA at apurinic or apyrimidinic sites), whose translation MKPNLEHPWDLTPQQARALQNKLRKRVVLRPASRLPKLVAGVDVSVSRGPWREATSRAAVVVFDYETLEPLEVATAEMPSPFPYVPGLLSFREVPVLLLAFAKLVHKPDLVLVDGQGYAHPRRLGLASHLGIVLNLATIGCAKTRFIGTHDEPADPAGGYTDLVDLSVSPSEIIGAVVRTRDRVKPLYISAGHRMDTPTAIDHVLHCCDGYRLPEPTRRAHQCAAGKTLDELQRDWKRQSKRT comes from the coding sequence ATGAAGCCGAACCTCGAGCACCCGTGGGACCTTACCCCCCAGCAAGCTCGTGCTCTGCAGAACAAACTCCGCAAGCGGGTCGTGCTCCGACCTGCGAGCCGATTGCCGAAACTCGTTGCAGGGGTCGACGTGAGTGTGAGCCGTGGCCCATGGCGCGAGGCGACTTCGCGGGCCGCGGTCGTCGTGTTCGACTACGAGACTCTCGAACCACTCGAAGTCGCGACGGCCGAAATGCCATCGCCTTTTCCCTACGTGCCTGGACTGCTGTCGTTTCGCGAAGTGCCGGTGCTGCTCCTGGCCTTTGCGAAGCTTGTGCATAAGCCCGACCTGGTGCTAGTGGATGGCCAGGGCTACGCCCACCCACGGCGATTAGGGCTTGCCTCGCATCTGGGCATCGTGCTGAACCTGGCGACCATCGGTTGTGCGAAGACGCGCTTCATCGGCACGCACGACGAACCAGCCGATCCGGCCGGTGGCTACACCGACCTGGTCGACCTCTCGGTGAGCCCCAGCGAAATCATCGGCGCGGTGGTACGCACCCGCGACCGCGTGAAGCCGCTGTACATCTCGGCCGGCCATCGCATGGACACCCCGACCGCGATCGACCATGTGCTCCACTGCTGCGATGGCTACCGACTGCCGGAACCAACCCGCCGCGCCCACCAATGCGCCGCGGGCAAAACGCTCGACGAACTTCAACGTGACTGGAAGCGACAATCCAAAAGGACTTAA
- a CDS encoding glycosyltransferase, producing MSQQPPLRVLHYMDAIDLAEGGVVRCVLDLCNVLSLHDCQVTLATYNAQDVPEAWHDRPGAPQVVHIAEEPGKFQQALESATVAHLHTIWDPRNITLARQLRRRQVPYVVSLHGMLDDWCTAQKALKKKVFHWLLGRRMLEGAYRVHCTASGEEQQARKWYPQGTSVVLPLLVDMPSPELLPGPEPARQAYPSLTNGDAQLLFLSRVHPKKGVDTLLRAAALATQQGVALQVNIAGPGDEAYVAELQALAESLGIADRCHFLGLVTGDVKLSLYEAADLFVLPTHQENFGLVLPESLVCGTPVVTTKGVDIWPEIEAAGGVIVEPHPEAFADQIATLVADLPALVERGLRGRQYIADWLDAERVVEQYKKLYSDAMDHQPEGR from the coding sequence ATGTCGCAACAACCACCTCTTCGTGTACTGCACTACATGGACGCAATCGACCTGGCCGAGGGTGGCGTGGTGCGTTGCGTGCTCGACTTATGCAACGTGCTTTCGCTGCACGACTGCCAGGTAACGCTCGCTACTTATAACGCACAGGATGTTCCCGAGGCCTGGCACGATCGCCCAGGGGCTCCGCAGGTGGTTCACATCGCCGAGGAGCCTGGTAAGTTCCAACAAGCGTTGGAGTCGGCCACGGTGGCTCACCTGCACACGATCTGGGATCCCCGTAACATTACCCTCGCGCGGCAGTTGCGACGCCGACAAGTGCCTTACGTGGTGAGCCTGCACGGCATGCTCGACGATTGGTGCACCGCTCAGAAGGCTTTGAAGAAAAAAGTGTTCCATTGGCTCCTCGGGCGACGGATGCTCGAAGGGGCGTATCGAGTGCACTGCACAGCCTCTGGCGAGGAGCAGCAGGCCCGCAAATGGTATCCGCAGGGTACTTCGGTCGTGCTGCCGTTGCTGGTCGACATGCCATCGCCAGAATTGCTACCAGGGCCCGAACCAGCCCGACAGGCGTATCCCTCGCTCACGAATGGCGACGCCCAGCTGCTGTTCCTCAGCCGTGTGCATCCGAAGAAGGGGGTCGACACGCTGCTGCGAGCTGCCGCGCTGGCCACGCAGCAAGGGGTCGCGTTGCAGGTGAACATCGCTGGCCCGGGCGACGAAGCCTATGTGGCCGAACTGCAAGCGTTGGCCGAATCGCTGGGCATTGCAGACCGCTGCCACTTCCTGGGTCTTGTGACTGGCGACGTGAAATTGTCACTGTACGAAGCGGCCGACTTGTTTGTGCTGCCGACCCATCAGGAGAACTTCGGCCTGGTGCTGCCCGAGTCGCTCGTCTGCGGCACTCCGGTAGTGACGACCAAGGGGGTCGACATCTGGCCCGAGATCGAGGCCGCTGGCGGGGTGATCGTCGAGCCCCACCCCGAGGCCTTTGCCGACCAGATCGCAACGCTGGTAGCCGACCTCCCGGCGCTGGTTGAGCGAGGGCTCCGCGGCCGGCAGTACATCGCCGATTGGCTCGACGCGGAGCGCGTGGTCGAACAGTACAAAAAGCTTTATAGCGATGCGATGGACCACCAACCCGAAGGTCGGTAG
- a CDS encoding c-type cytochrome domain-containing protein, which yields MRTATLLIAGFLVATVAPSVRGESTIDYATQIEPIFKDHCYSCHGESKGLGRVRLHTAEAIAESSEAHSDLLTAGKPDESELYERLVLPADNPKRMPKGGDPLSEKQIALVKQWITEGASYTSAAATEPAAEMATPAAPVERPEVSAATPEAIAAAEATGALVLPLYASSNELRVSFPSTRDQVSDETVAALLPLAPQIVELDLSGTAITDGCCESLEKFTNVDTLHLEKTAISDAAIPSLAAMQYLNYLNLHSTQVTDQAIKSLKSIPSLRKLYLWQTHVSYEATKGLEQAIPGLKVNLGWNHPGVVRERLNAELTRVEKQVADSAAAITEAEQALQAAKTENQAASERAAEIKKELEAIAKPATEGTPTQAP from the coding sequence ATGCGTACTGCCACATTGCTGATTGCTGGTTTCCTGGTCGCGACCGTTGCCCCTTCCGTACGCGGCGAGTCGACCATCGACTACGCGACTCAGATCGAACCGATCTTCAAGGATCACTGCTATAGCTGCCATGGCGAGTCGAAAGGGCTCGGGCGGGTGCGGCTGCATACCGCCGAAGCGATTGCCGAGTCGAGCGAAGCCCACAGCGACCTGTTGACCGCTGGCAAGCCCGACGAGAGCGAATTGTACGAGCGATTGGTGCTGCCAGCCGACAATCCCAAGCGGATGCCTAAAGGGGGCGATCCCTTGTCGGAAAAGCAAATCGCGCTGGTGAAACAGTGGATCACCGAAGGGGCGAGCTACACCTCGGCGGCCGCTACCGAGCCAGCGGCCGAGATGGCGACGCCGGCTGCTCCGGTCGAGCGCCCGGAAGTATCGGCGGCCACGCCGGAAGCGATTGCCGCTGCCGAAGCGACCGGCGCGTTGGTGCTGCCGTTGTATGCGTCGAGCAACGAACTGCGGGTGAGCTTCCCCTCGACTCGCGACCAAGTATCCGACGAGACGGTCGCCGCCCTGCTGCCGCTGGCTCCACAGATCGTGGAGCTCGACCTATCGGGTACCGCCATCACCGATGGCTGCTGCGAGTCGCTAGAAAAATTCACTAACGTCGACACGCTGCACCTGGAGAAGACCGCCATTAGCGATGCGGCTATCCCTTCGCTGGCAGCGATGCAGTATCTGAACTACTTAAACTTGCATTCCACGCAGGTTACCGATCAAGCGATCAAATCGCTGAAGTCGATACCGAGTTTGCGGAAGCTATACTTGTGGCAAACCCACGTGAGTTACGAAGCCACTAAAGGCCTGGAGCAAGCGATTCCGGGGCTGAAAGTGAACCTTGGCTGGAATCACCCTGGTGTGGTTCGCGAGCGGCTGAACGCCGAACTAACGCGAGTCGAGAAGCAGGTGGCTGATTCGGCCGCAGCCATCACCGAGGCCGAACAAGCCTTGCAAGCGGCAAAAACCGAAAACCAAGCGGCTAGCGAGCGGGCTGCTGAAATCAAGAAAGAACTGGAAGCCATCGCCAAGCCCGCAACCGAGGGCACTCCGACGCAGGCTCCCTAG
- a CDS encoding DUF885 domain-containing protein, with the protein MFAPRLCHLGVFFVMMLSANVSLGDDPATQLQTLIDEVWNDRLEESPMMATYVGDHRANDRLDSVRPEDFARRAEKASAFLERLEAIDRSALESGDRANQLMLRRELKESLAEYRFKSYLMPINNRSGFHIEFPDMRNLIPLETTKDFENYIARLEDFSRYTDENIALMREGIRLGYTMPAIIMEGSQESVSAHVVSDPTQSLMYEPFAELPSTVPASEHERLQQAAKQAIATSIVPAYKRLLEFMNTEYLPNCRENIAARMLPDGAEYYRYCVGKFTTLDELTPEQVHAQGLAEVARIRKEMEAVVRQTGFEGSLAEFIEHLRNEPKFYAETPKELLKECGLVCKRIDGELPKLFSRLPRTPYGLKPIPDYIAPKTTAAYYQPLAGDGTRAGVYYLNTYDLPSRPLYMLEALTLHEAVPGHHLQIGLQYELDNLPEFRKFSNFTVFVEGWALYAERLGLEVGFYEDPYSDFGRLSMEIWRACRLVVDTGMHYQGWTRQQAIDYMSENTGLSMLDIRSEVDRYIGWPGQALAYKIGELRITALRKEAEEQLQEKFDIRGFHAVVLESGAVPLDVLEENVGNWIEQEKLEAK; encoded by the coding sequence ATGTTTGCGCCCCGTCTTTGCCACCTGGGAGTGTTTTTCGTCATGATGCTTTCGGCCAACGTAAGTCTGGGAGACGACCCCGCGACTCAGTTGCAAACGCTGATCGACGAGGTGTGGAACGATCGGCTTGAGGAGTCGCCGATGATGGCGACCTACGTGGGCGATCATCGGGCGAACGACCGCTTGGACTCGGTCCGCCCCGAGGACTTCGCCCGGCGAGCCGAAAAGGCCAGTGCGTTTCTCGAGCGACTCGAGGCGATCGACCGTTCGGCACTCGAATCCGGCGACCGGGCGAATCAACTGATGCTGCGTCGCGAACTCAAGGAGTCGCTGGCCGAGTATCGCTTCAAATCCTACTTGATGCCGATCAACAATCGATCTGGTTTTCACATCGAGTTTCCTGATATGCGAAACTTGATTCCGTTGGAGACAACCAAGGACTTCGAGAACTACATCGCCCGACTCGAAGACTTCAGTCGCTACACCGACGAGAACATCGCCCTCATGCGCGAGGGCATTCGCCTAGGTTACACGATGCCGGCGATCATCATGGAAGGAAGCCAGGAGTCGGTCTCGGCTCACGTGGTTAGCGATCCGACGCAAAGCCTGATGTACGAACCATTCGCGGAGTTGCCCTCTACGGTGCCGGCCAGCGAGCACGAGCGTTTGCAGCAGGCAGCCAAACAAGCGATTGCTACTAGCATTGTGCCCGCCTACAAGCGGCTGCTCGAGTTCATGAATACCGAGTACCTGCCGAATTGCCGCGAGAACATTGCCGCCCGCATGCTGCCGGACGGGGCCGAGTACTATCGCTACTGCGTGGGCAAGTTCACGACCCTCGACGAACTCACCCCCGAGCAGGTACACGCCCAGGGGCTGGCCGAAGTGGCACGTATTCGCAAAGAGATGGAAGCAGTGGTTCGCCAAACCGGTTTCGAAGGGAGCCTGGCAGAGTTCATCGAGCATCTCCGCAACGAACCAAAGTTCTACGCCGAGACTCCCAAGGAACTTTTGAAGGAATGCGGGCTGGTTTGCAAGCGAATCGATGGCGAGCTACCCAAGTTGTTCAGCCGGCTTCCTCGCACCCCCTACGGCCTGAAGCCGATTCCCGACTACATCGCTCCGAAGACCACGGCCGCCTACTACCAACCGTTGGCGGGCGATGGCACCCGCGCCGGCGTGTACTACTTGAACACATACGATTTGCCGAGTCGTCCGCTCTACATGCTCGAAGCCCTCACACTGCACGAAGCGGTGCCAGGCCATCACCTGCAGATCGGCCTGCAATACGAGCTGGACAATCTGCCCGAGTTTCGTAAGTTCAGCAACTTCACGGTGTTCGTCGAAGGCTGGGCATTGTACGCCGAGCGGTTGGGGCTCGAAGTCGGCTTCTACGAAGATCCTTACAGTGACTTCGGGCGGCTCTCGATGGAGATCTGGCGAGCTTGCCGCCTGGTGGTCGACACCGGCATGCACTACCAAGGCTGGACTCGTCAGCAGGCGATCGACTACATGAGCGAAAACACCGGACTGTCGATGCTCGACATTCGCTCCGAGGTCGATCGGTACATCGGTTGGCCCGGCCAGGCGCTCGCTTACAAAATCGGCGAGCTTCGCATTACCGCGCTACGGAAAGAAGCCGAGGAGCAACTGCAGGAGAAGTTCGACATCCGTGGGTTCCACGCGGTGGTGCTCGAGAGCGGTGCGGTGCCGCTCGACGTGCTGGAAGAGAACGTCGGCAACTGGATCGAGCAAGAAAAGCTCGAAGCGAAGTAG
- a CDS encoding sulfite exporter TauE/SafE family protein: MAHAVQLFDIPLATLLIAVLATTIGATVQGSVGFGLAMISSPILLIVEPRLAPCPLMFCVTMLTIMILIREHRSVVKTEVAISSVSRLITTIPTAYVVSVVDAKTFSLLFSTAVLLVISLNFAGLKVKFNHRNLAIASGIAGISNTISAIGGPAMAIIYQSQKGTHIRGTLSAIFAVGSTMSMLSLAAVGKFGWKDIQLAMLLMPGILIGFGISHYTARALDKRNIRPAVLAVAGLSALVILVKTLLSY, from the coding sequence TTGGCCCACGCTGTGCAGTTGTTCGATATTCCCCTAGCGACCCTGTTGATTGCCGTGCTGGCAACCACCATTGGTGCTACGGTTCAAGGCTCGGTGGGTTTCGGGCTGGCGATGATTTCGTCGCCGATCTTGCTGATTGTCGAGCCGCGGCTGGCTCCCTGCCCGCTGATGTTCTGCGTGACGATGCTGACCATCATGATCCTGATTCGCGAGCATCGGTCGGTGGTAAAAACCGAAGTCGCCATCTCGTCGGTCAGTCGGTTAATCACCACCATTCCGACCGCCTACGTGGTGAGCGTCGTTGATGCCAAGACATTCAGCCTGCTGTTCAGCACCGCAGTCCTGCTAGTGATCAGCCTGAACTTTGCGGGCCTGAAGGTGAAGTTTAACCATCGCAATCTGGCGATCGCCAGCGGCATCGCAGGCATCAGCAATACGATTAGCGCGATTGGCGGCCCGGCGATGGCCATCATCTATCAGTCGCAGAAAGGCACCCACATCCGAGGCACGCTTTCCGCCATCTTTGCGGTCGGTTCGACGATGTCGATGCTGTCGCTTGCCGCGGTCGGCAAGTTTGGCTGGAAAGACATCCAGCTAGCCATGCTGCTGATGCCTGGCATCCTGATCGGCTTTGGCATATCGCACTACACCGCCAGGGCACTCGACAAACGCAACATTCGGCCAGCGGTGCTCGCGGTCGCGGGGCTATCAGCCTTGGTGATTCTGGTGAAGACCTTGCTGAGCTACTAG
- a CDS encoding glycosyltransferase → MHFILTAIGSYGDVHPFVGLGQRLRERGHRVQVLTNPYFSEVVESAGLELLPMLTADDYRQLIDHAQIWHPIRGVPYLFRNAVVETMRGMFGLLEQHFVAGETILVAHPLDVASRLFRERYQTPVALATLAPQALWSRHQPPKLGALPVGPGWPRWWNEFQFWAGTRLFLDPVLKQPISVFRKELGLPAVARLFPGWWFSSDLNLCLFPDWFGPVQPDWPRPVEPVGFPLWDGSEVGALADEVEQFLGAGEPPVLFTPGTANKYAADYFTTAVEACQQLGRRAMLLTKFAEQVPSNLPDTVGHFSFVPLLPLLPRTAAVVHHGGIGTSSQVLAAGVPQLVRPMAFDQYDNAQRLCKLGVAEQLKPKRFSVDRVVASLARLTSSTEVAEACQMHAARCDRQGLHRAADLLEALGGKYQNLPNGREA, encoded by the coding sequence ATGCACTTTATTTTAACTGCAATCGGCAGCTACGGCGACGTGCATCCTTTTGTCGGCCTGGGGCAGCGGCTCCGCGAGCGGGGCCACCGCGTGCAGGTGCTGACGAACCCCTATTTTTCCGAGGTTGTCGAGTCCGCCGGGCTGGAGCTGCTGCCGATGCTCACGGCCGATGACTACCGCCAGTTGATCGACCACGCCCAGATCTGGCATCCCATTCGTGGGGTTCCGTACCTGTTTCGTAACGCGGTGGTCGAGACGATGCGGGGGATGTTCGGCTTGCTCGAACAGCACTTCGTCGCCGGCGAGACCATCTTGGTCGCCCACCCGCTCGATGTGGCCAGCCGGTTGTTTCGCGAGCGGTACCAAACCCCAGTGGCACTCGCGACCCTCGCCCCACAGGCGCTCTGGAGCCGACATCAACCGCCAAAGCTAGGAGCATTGCCAGTGGGGCCCGGGTGGCCGCGTTGGTGGAACGAGTTTCAGTTCTGGGCAGGCACTCGGCTGTTTCTCGATCCCGTGCTCAAGCAACCGATCAGCGTGTTCCGCAAAGAGCTAGGGTTACCGGCGGTTGCCCGATTATTCCCGGGGTGGTGGTTCTCGTCCGATTTGAATCTCTGTTTGTTCCCCGACTGGTTTGGCCCGGTGCAACCCGACTGGCCCCGGCCGGTCGAGCCGGTGGGGTTCCCACTGTGGGATGGCAGCGAGGTGGGTGCGCTGGCAGATGAAGTCGAGCAGTTTCTCGGTGCCGGTGAGCCACCGGTTCTGTTTACGCCGGGAACGGCCAACAAGTACGCGGCCGACTACTTTACGACCGCGGTCGAAGCCTGTCAGCAACTTGGCCGGCGAGCCATGCTGCTTACCAAGTTTGCCGAGCAAGTGCCGAGCAACCTGCCGGATACTGTCGGGCACTTTTCGTTTGTACCATTGCTGCCGCTGCTGCCGAGAACCGCTGCGGTGGTGCATCACGGAGGTATCGGTACCAGCTCGCAGGTGCTGGCCGCTGGAGTGCCACAGCTCGTGCGGCCGATGGCCTTCGACCAGTACGACAACGCCCAACGATTGTGTAAGCTTGGTGTTGCCGAGCAGCTGAAGCCCAAGCGGTTTAGCGTCGACCGAGTCGTCGCCTCGCTCGCTCGTTTGACCAGCTCGACCGAGGTCGCCGAAGCGTGCCAGATGCATGCTGCCAGGTGCGACCGGCAAGGGCTGCACCGTGCGGCGGATTTGCTCGAAGCCCTCGGCGGCAAGTATCAAAATCTGCCAAACGGGCGCGAAGCCTAA
- a CDS encoding tetratricopeptide repeat protein, with product MVAALSGCNNLNSQALNSEGVRLYQQGNYQQASIRFQEAIANDPTSANGYYNLAASLHKSGTMYNRPNDLQQAETLYNKCLEHDPNHAECYRGLAVLLSETNRQDASFRLLSGWVQANPSLPDARIELARLYEETGRAEEAKTTLIDALNVDPNNARALTALGRLRDQSGDYAQALVNYSRSLEINRFQPEVAARVASLNAATGNTTATSTGTSATQLGSNNMWQPTVRY from the coding sequence ATGGTTGCTGCGCTGTCTGGTTGCAATAACCTGAACAGCCAGGCCTTGAACTCCGAAGGGGTCCGACTGTACCAGCAAGGCAACTACCAACAGGCGTCGATCCGGTTCCAGGAAGCCATTGCCAACGACCCGACATCGGCCAACGGCTACTACAACCTGGCCGCTTCGCTGCATAAGTCGGGCACCATGTACAACCGGCCCAACGACCTGCAGCAGGCCGAAACGCTATACAACAAGTGCCTGGAACACGATCCGAACCACGCTGAATGTTACCGCGGCTTGGCCGTGCTGCTGAGCGAAACCAACCGCCAGGATGCCTCGTTCCGCTTGCTGAGCGGCTGGGTGCAAGCGAATCCCTCGCTGCCCGACGCCCGCATCGAACTCGCCCGGCTGTACGAAGAAACCGGTCGTGCCGAAGAAGCCAAGACAACGCTGATCGATGCCTTGAACGTGGATCCCAACAACGCCCGCGCATTAACCGCCCTCGGCCGCCTACGCGACCAATCCGGCGACTACGCCCAGGCGCTGGTCAACTACTCGCGATCGTTGGAGATCAATCGCTTCCAGCCTGAAGTCGCCGCGCGAGTTGCTTCGCTGAACGCAGCGACTGGCAACACCACCGCGACCAGCACCGGCACCTCCGCTACCCAGCTAGGTAGCAATAACATGTGGCAACCCACGGTTCGCTATTAG
- a CDS encoding RNA polymerase sigma factor: protein MTRHRDNTDSDAVDRALALEILSGEQSAMRALVERHEEMVLRVCQRMLGCRHDAEDVAQETFLRALRSLASWDRSRPLRPWLLAIAANRCRTALAKRKAVACDGQILAEELPARGSGDQDHGQLVEEVDLALAQVRSEHRQAFELFHQDQLAYAEIAEVMEVPVGTVKTWIHRTRQEVAARLIRRGVVERVDHSENEHAMRPSRAATANALG from the coding sequence TTGACCAGACATCGAGACAACACCGACTCCGACGCCGTGGATCGCGCGCTTGCCCTGGAGATACTCTCCGGCGAGCAATCGGCCATGCGTGCGTTGGTGGAACGTCACGAGGAAATGGTGCTTCGGGTTTGCCAGCGGATGCTCGGCTGTCGGCACGACGCAGAAGACGTGGCGCAGGAAACGTTCCTGCGGGCGCTGCGAAGTCTGGCCAGCTGGGACCGCTCGCGGCCGTTGCGTCCCTGGTTGCTGGCGATTGCGGCAAATCGGTGTCGCACGGCGCTCGCGAAACGCAAGGCGGTCGCGTGCGACGGACAGATCCTGGCCGAAGAGCTTCCCGCTCGCGGCTCCGGCGACCAAGACCATGGACAATTGGTGGAGGAAGTCGATTTGGCCCTGGCCCAGGTTCGTAGCGAACACCGACAAGCGTTCGAGCTGTTCCATCAGGATCAGCTTGCTTATGCCGAGATTGCGGAGGTCATGGAAGTGCCCGTGGGCACGGTGAAGACTTGGATTCACCGCACCCGACAAGAAGTAGCCGCCCGACTTATTCGTCGCGGCGTGGTAGAGAGAGTGGATCACAGCGAGAATGAACATGCGATGCGACCAAGCCGAGCTGCGACTGCAAACGCTCTTGGATAA